A single window of Colletotrichum higginsianum IMI 349063 chromosome 8, whole genome shotgun sequence DNA harbors:
- a CDS encoding Gti1/Pac2 family protein — protein METYHGFVRTPADAIKLFEACRLGLLPRVQRRLSEKERQSIRSGSVFVWDEREAGMRRWTDGKSWSASRVSGSFLTYREMEGKRGSGFGGGRRGAGKTPDSGRGSDEDQEDGEPEGYRYKADGLMKQSFSITTSTGQHLHLISYYSRPHPGSPELQQPSTDPQLRHITPMKGMYPESSLHESNPTPALTRGPMLQQTPYIAQQQQQQQQQQHHQQPMPPQAYPPQYAQQQGYSWPPSPVATPPYSHYTTSPYPPQQHQQPPQHQLPPPQPPSHPSAQPPHYAHPPPPPPPHAHAHAHAHAHAPHHLSPYDRAPLPPPTATPYAPQRQSPRLAHVQQPQHHSPRLASIQQPRASESPRISHLQAQAAQAAQAVMDPRLGPRNNSNTLPGINAVSSAPSTSHPLTHTPPNRTLSVSPPRSSHSETNGVVPLPNKASLSALLLHPTPSSSEASSANPNGINSANSSPRTGGALSGLPPPIDRPANMSHDVKALQALDRKFCI, from the coding sequence ATGGAAACATACCACGGATTCGTGCGGacgcccgccgacgccatcaagcTTTTCGAGGCCTGCCGactcggccttcttcctcgcgTCCAGCGCAGACTGTCGGAGAAGGAACGCCAATCTATCCGGTCGGGCTCGGTCTTTGTATGGGACGAGCGGGAAGCGGGCATGCGGAGGTGGACCGATGGAAAGTCATGGAGCGCCAGCAGAGTGTCGGGGAGCTTCCTGACATATCGCGAGATGGAGGGCAAGCGAGGCAGCGGCTTTGGAGGCGGCAgacgcggcgccggcaagacTCCCGACTCGGGTCGCGGTAGCGACGAAGAccaggaagacggcgagccTGAGGGCTACAGATACAAGGCCGACGGCCTCATGAAGCAGTCCTTCAGCATCACCACCTCGACCGGCCAGCACCTCCACCTCATCTCATACTACTCGAGGCCGCACCCGGGGTCGCCGGAGCTCCAACAACCCAGCACCGACCCCCAGCTCAGACACATCACGCCGATGAAGGGCATGTATCCGGAGTCGAGTCTGCACGAGAGCAACCCCACGCCCGCCCTGACGAGAGGACCGATGCTGCAGCAGACTCCCTACATAgcacaacagcagcagcaacagcaacagcaacaacatcaccaacaacCCATGCCGCCGCAGGCTTACCCTCCTCAGTAcgcccagcagcagggctACTCGTGGCCTCCCTCGCCCGTTGCTACTCCGCCTTACAGCCACTACACCACCTCTCCCTACCCGCctcagcagcaccagcaaccTCCTCAACACCAGCTGCCGCCTCCTCAGCCTCCTTCCCACCCGTCCGCTCAACCTCCTCACTACGCCCaccctccgccgccaccgcctcctcatgCTCATGCCCATGCTCATGCCCATGCTCATGCTCCCCACCACCTCTCCCCCTATGACCGGGCacctttgccgccgccgacggcgacaccCTACGCACCCCAGCGCCAGTCTCCCCGCCTCGCCCACGtccagcagccgcagcaccACTCGCCTCGTCTCGCGTCGATCCAACAGCCGCGTGCCTCGGAGTCTCCCCGCATCTCCCAcctgcaggcccaggccgcgCAGGCTGCCCAGGCCGTCATGGACCCGAGATTGGGCCCtcgcaacaacagcaacacgCTGCCCGGCATCAACGCCGTCTCGAGCGCTCCCTCGACCAGCCACCCGCTCACGCACACCCCGCCCAACCGCACCCTGtccgtctcgccgccgaggagctctCACTCGGAGACGAACGGCGTCGTGCCTCTGCCGAATAAGGCCAGCCTCTCGGCGTTGCTGCTGCACCCGACCCCCTCCAGCTCGGAGGCCAGCAGCGCGAACCCCAACGGCATCAACAGCGCAAACAGCTCGCCGCGgaccggcggcgccctcagCGGGCTACCGCCGCCCATCGACCGTCCGGCCAATATGAGCCACGACGTCAAGGCGCTCCAGGCCCTAGACCGCAAGTTCTGCATCTAA
- a CDS encoding Major facilitator superfamily transporter, with translation MDAPQKDRLDEADTGLYPGAGSSDIDARDPVLVDAAAEKKIVRKLDMHIIPLVMLLYLFSFLDRVNIGNARLYNLERDLDMHGNQFQVAVSILFVTYIIFEVPSNLVLKLFTPRRWIAFITVSWGVIATLTGLVHSYGALLACRLLLGAVEAGLFPGLNVYLTFFYSKHELALRVGYLFVSAAIAGGLGGLLAYAIGHMDGVEGLSGWRWIMVIEGLPTVVLGVITYFALPNDAATAYFLTDDEKAVMARRRAREYGNTSSAQEFSRDDMFKAFMDWKVWVFSIAQFGADTMLYGFSTFLPTIINGLGTWTVAQVQLLTVPCYFLGAVVYMCMAFLSDRMQRRGLFCVIFGSISVIGYGVLISPSSNGVHYFGCFLVAAGLYVVVGLPLAWLPNNSPRYGKRTTASGMQLTIGNCSGVMSSFIYQAVDKPRYIRGHAVTLSMVGMATCLYGFLWFWYSRENKQREAGRVQSKYADLSDDELAELGDESPRYRYTI, from the exons ATGGACGCCCCCCAGAAGGACAGGCTCGATGAAGCCGACACCGGCCTCTATCCCGGTGCCGGCTCTTCGGACATCGACGCCCGGGACccggtcctcgtcgacgccgccgccgagaaaAAGATTGTCCGGAAGCTGGACATGCACATCATCCCGCTCGTGATGCTCCTCTACCTGTTTAGTTTCCTTGACCG CGTCAACATTGGCAACGCGCGCCTCTACAACCTCGAGCGCGACCTCGACATGCACGGCAACCAGTTCCAGGTGGCCGTGTCGATCCTCTTCGTCACCTACATCATCTTCGAGGTGCCGTCCAACCTCGTGCTCAAGCTCTTCACGCCGCGCCGCTGGATCGCCTTCATCACCGTCTCGTGGGGCGTCATCGCCACCCTCACCGGCCTCGTCCACTCGTACGGCGCGCTACTCGCctgccgcctcctcctcggcgccgtcgaggccggcctctTCCCGGGCCTCAACGTCTACCTGACCTTCTTCTACAGCAAGCACGAGCTCGCCCTGCGCGTCGGCTACCTCTTTGtcagcgccgccatcgccggcggcctcggcggcctgctggCCTACGCCATCGGCCAcatggacggcgtcgagggcctcagCGGATGGAGATGGATTATGGTGATAG AAGGGCTGCCGACCGTTGTGCTCGGCGTCATCACCTACTTTGCGCTGCCCAAcgacgcggcgacggcctACTTCCTAacggacgacgagaaggccgtcaTGGCGAGGCGGAGGGCGCGCGAGTACGGCAACACGAGCAGCGCGCAGGAGTTCAGCCGCGACGACATGTTCAAGGCCTTCATGGACTGGAAGGTCTGGGTATTTAGCATCGCGCAGTTTGGCGCTGACACGATGCTTTACG GCTTCTCAACGTTCCTCCCGACCATCATCAACGGCCTCGGCACGTGGACGGTCGCGCAGGTGCAGCTGCTGACGGTGCCGTGTTacttcctcggcgccgtggtgTACATGTGCATGGCCTTCCTCTCGGACCGCATGCAGCGGCGCGGCCTATTCTGCGTCATCTTCGGCAGCATCAGCGTCATCGGCTACGGCGTGCTcatctcgccgtcgtccaacGGGGTGCATTACTTCGGCTGCTTCCTCGTGGCCGCGGGGCTGTACGTCGTTGTCGGGCTGCCGTTGGCATGG CTGCCCAACAACTCCCCGAGATACGGCAAGCGGACGACGGCCAGCGGCATGCAGCTGACCATCGGCAACTGCTCCGGCGTCATGTCGTCTTTCATCTA CCAAGCCGTCGACAAGCCCAGGTACATCCGGGGCCACGCGGTGACTCTGAGCATGGTCGGCATGGCCACGTGCCTGTACGGCTTCCTGTGGTTCTGGTACTCGCGGGAGAACAAGCagcgcgaggccggccgCGTCCAGAGCAAGTACGCCGACctctcggacgacgagctggccgaaCTGGGGGACGAGAGCCCGCGCTACCGGTACACGATTTGA
- a CDS encoding C6 zinc finger domain-containing protein, with amino-acid sequence MGHTAANHDNARRGPCPRSHKGHRPGATASGAEHAADWWLIPPTRQKTRAAASKAGSVLEDVSLILLQTTHFNLLVLLHLAHMLRPTGTKKCKCRTLACVNKARELLGHYIRFRPCTSAPVGRWDRGANDDDASFPVHQQPGEQDEAVDFLMDGMDGMEADGPGGGDLQLERTASILRVL; translated from the exons ATGGGACATACCGCGGCCAACCACGACAACGCCCGCCGAGGACCGTGTCCACGAAGCCACAAAGGACATCGACCAGGTGCAACAGCAAGCGGCGCAGAGCATGCCGCCGACTGGTGGCTGATCCCACCAACGAGGCAGAAGACCAGAGCCGCCGCCTCAAAGGCCGGCTCGGTGCTCGAAGACGTCTCCCTCATCCTACTCCAAACCACACACTtcaacctcctcgtcctcctccacctgGCGCACATGTTGCGCCCAACCGGAACCAAGAAGTGCAAGTGCAGAACCCTCGCCTGCGTGAACAAGGCCCGCGAGCTCCTGGGCCACTACATCAGGTTTCG GCCCTGCACCTCTGCCCCCGTCGGGAGGTGGGACCGcggcgccaacgacgacgacgcgagCTTCCCCGTTCACCAGCAGCCGGGCGAAcaggacgaggccgtcgattTCCTGATGGACGGaatggatgggatggaagCGGATGgtcccggcggcggtgattTGCAGCTCGAGAGGACCGCTTCCATACTGAGGGTGCTCTAG